The Polyodon spathula isolate WHYD16114869_AA chromosome 10, ASM1765450v1, whole genome shotgun sequence genome contains the following window.
ttatttattatcccaAAATATTCCTGCCATCGAGAAAGTCTGTGATTGATTACAGTGACTCAGTGGTATGTATAGACAGAGTAAATAATTACAATCATTAGCACACACTTAAGACCCGAGGTTCCAGTACGACCTTTCCATGTATATTAACATCTAGATTTGATATGAGCCGTCCTTTAAATAAtggttttaaatgttgaaaacacaTGGTTTAAATGTTGATAATACTACATTAAGTGAGTTATAATTCCTCTACATACAATGTGTATACTCCCTTGAGGCTTGTAAGTATTATTAcgattatataataataaaagaaatataataatagatataataactataataatataatataataatatttaagaaATTTAGACAAATGTTAATATTACGTTTGGCAATTAAATCTGTTTACAATTATAATGCAAACCGTTAAATTAAATGTATCTGGATGAAGAGTGTGGACTTTGATTGCCCAGCGAGTTAAAATACAACACGTAGTTTGCCTTTAttgataaacagacagacatcGTTTGCTTGGCAGACAGAACCCAATTTAATAAGGGGAAAGGTTGAATGGTTTGGTTTTGTGTTACAGTTAAGTTGGCACTGCATCTCttacatttaaacacagaatCGATTTAGAAATAGGCTATATCACCTGTCAAACACCGGGAACCAGAAGTCACCCACACCGTTTCTTGACTGCAAACTAGGCAAATATAAAAGCTGAAAGAGAATAAATGTTTTGACAGGATCTTTCAGCTGCCTTCCATTCGGATATAGAAATTACATGTATATTTCTGTTAGTGCTCGGAGTTTTAAGACAACTGACTTAGGTTCCTTGGATGAAAAACCATTTCGTAAAATAGTTCCAATAAACATGTAAGTAATTAGCTTACAGACATGTTAACTGTCAGCACTCTTGAATAGAATGAGACACATTttggcgtatatatatatatatatatatatatatatatatatatatatatatatatatatatatatatatatatatatatatatatatatatatatatatatatatatatatatactctatctCTCACACAGCTGATGAACATTGGGGTATACTGTATTCAGCAGTCACTCAGCTATTAAACTCACTTTGATGGTCACCCACCATTTGAAGTTAGGAGTTAAATAATACGTTTAGTTTGTACTGTGCTCTGTTATTGGACAAGGTTTTGACATGTGCTAAATTACCATTAAGACGCAGATGGCTAAGGAGCCACTGAGGCCAGAGCTAGCACTGCGTCACAGCCTATGGGAAAAAAAGAATCAAGAATCTAGAAACGTGCAAGTGAATTCGAGCAATGGCATCAAAAGCAGGATTGCAGATCTCCGATGAGAGCAAATCTCTGTTACAGGTGGCAGAAGTTTTGAATTTCGAAAGCAGAGACGCCGAGTTTTACAAGGACTTCTAACTTAACAGACAATCACAGCTTGCTGCCGTGGAATTGCTGGACATGGCGAATACACAGACCAGGGGATAAACtggaagaaaacagaaacaagactTTTTTAAGATAGTCCGCCACTGACGGGATACGATGCAATTCAAGGATGAACTGATTGACTGCGTATGAAGTCAAGACTGTTTCGAGAAAATACAAAAACGAGTGCTATGaagaaaatcaacaaaaaaacaggtaacataacaaataaataagtacatctgACATCAGTGCACAGAAAGTGCTGTTCTTGCGCGGTTCAGATTGCTGTATAAAGGATTCTATCTGTATTTTGCTGAAGAAGAAAGTTGTCTTTAAGCACGAGCAATCATGACATCAGAAGGGACGAGCGGTGTTGCTAAATCTGCTGCagagaaatggtcagagagaacTAAACAGTTAGGCACTGCTATGCAGAACCCCCAAAGACAGAGAAGACTTATTCTGTTCATTGTCTGCATTGCTCTCTTGTTGGACAATATGCTTTATATGGTCATTGTGCCCATTATACCTGATTATCTTGCTTATCTAGAAGGTGATACTAATCCAGTCGAAGACCCTGCAGGTATTAACTCCAGTTCTTTTTCTAACATAACAAGTGATGATAAAACTACCACAGAAAATTTAGATTTACAAATAGGGGTCCTCTTTGCATCTAAAGCCATTTTACAGCTGCTAGTTAACCCCTTAAGCGGAACATTCATAGACAGAGTCGGGTACGATATTCCACTTTTTATAGGacttattgtaatgtttttttctacTTGTATATTTGCCTTTGCTGAAAACTATGCCACCTTGTTCGCAGCCAGAAGTCTCCAGGGGCTTGGGTCAGCCTTTGCCGACACAGCTGGAATTGCCATGATTGCTGATACATACACCGAAGAGTCCGAAAGAAGTAAAGCCCTGGGTATAGCTCTGGCATTCATTTCTTTCGGGAGTCTGGTGGCGCCTCCGTTTGGTGGTATTTTGTACGAATTCGTAGGGAAACGAGTCCCATTCCTAGTGCTTGCTTTCATCTCTCTAATAGATGGCATATTACTATTGGTTTTCATAAAACCGTTCGCAAACAGGACTAGAGAGAACATGCCGGTGGGCACCCCTATTTACAAACTCATGATAGACCCCTACATTGCTGTTGTGGCTGGAGCGCTAACGGTTTGCAACATTCCACTAGCTTTCTTGGAACCCACAATAGCCAACTGGATGGAAACGACCATGGGTGCCACAAAATGGGAGATGGGGCTAACCTGGTTGCCTGCCTTCTTTCCTCATATCCTGGGTGTTTTTATCACGGTAAAACTGGCTGCAGAATATCCCAACTACCAATGGTTTTATGGGGCGATAGGTATGGTGATCATAGGTGCAAGCTCGTGTACTGTACCAGCCTGCAGGAACTTTGGAGAACTAATTGCCCCTCTGTGTGGTATATGCTTTGGGATAGCCCTAGTGGACACTGCCCTTTTACCTACTCTTGCCTTTTTAGTAGATGTACGTCATGTCTCCGTGTATGGCAGTATCTATGCTATTGCAGATATTTCTTACTCTGTTGCCTACGCCCTGGGACCCATAGTGGCTGGTCAGATTGTACACACACACGGCTTTGTGCAGTTAAACCTGGGCATGGGCCTTGTCAATGTACTTTATGCACCTGCCCTCCTTTTCCTCAGAAACGTGAGCCAAATGAAACCCTCTCACTCTGAGAGAAACGTCCTTCTGGAAGAGGGACATACAGGACTGTATGATGCCATCAAGCTGGAAGAGCGCAATGCCAAAAAAAGAGGTTTTGCCAGTTCAGCTGGTAACACCATGTGTGGTGGTCAGAATGAGATGGACACTTTTAAGGGACAGTCCATTTCAGACGAGGAATCATCAGGAGCCGAATGTAGTTAAGAGGAACTGAAATACAAACATCATTTATTCTCACTGTTGGAACAGTATTTGCCATATGTTATGTACCAATGTTGAATGTAATCTTAACCTAACCTTATCATTGTGTAACTAGTTTCttccaaatgtatattttttcttaaaaactgtaacacaacaatgaaaacaaattatcGTATTTGAATAAGTCTGTAGTAAAACGTTCATTCATCGACGTTTAATTTGAGTATTGTGCAAAGTTTATTATAAGGTCAAAGATGTGTACGTACATGCTATtgtataaaattataatatatatatatatatatatatatatatatatatatatatatatatatatatatacacacacacacacacacacacacacacacacacacacacacacacacacacacacacacacacacacacaaaaacacacacacttgcataTTCAGGGTCCTAAATAATACATACTATAAATAATTAAGAATGgcttattttttttccacaggaATGATTTATGCTCTCTAACCATCTTTCCTGATATGTGCTGTTATTTAGAAGAAGACACAAATGCAATATGTCACATTAATATCTGAAACGTCAAGGATTACTTAACCTTAATACATGAAACCCCGAAGTTTCAGTGCCAGTGTTCAGCATTTactatttttaaagttatatcATTTGTCAAAATTAAAGGTGATACTGTATAAAGTGTTTGTTGTACAGATGTACAGattta
Protein-coding sequences here:
- the LOC121322040 gene encoding probable vesicular acetylcholine transporter-B — protein: MTSEGTSGVAKSAAEKWSERTKQLGTAMQNPQRQRRLILFIVCIALLLDNMLYMVIVPIIPDYLAYLEGDTNPVEDPAGINSSSFSNITSDDKTTTENLDLQIGVLFASKAILQLLVNPLSGTFIDRVGYDIPLFIGLIVMFFSTCIFAFAENYATLFAARSLQGLGSAFADTAGIAMIADTYTEESERSKALGIALAFISFGSLVAPPFGGILYEFVGKRVPFLVLAFISLIDGILLLVFIKPFANRTRENMPVGTPIYKLMIDPYIAVVAGALTVCNIPLAFLEPTIANWMETTMGATKWEMGLTWLPAFFPHILGVFITVKLAAEYPNYQWFYGAIGMVIIGASSCTVPACRNFGELIAPLCGICFGIALVDTALLPTLAFLVDVRHVSVYGSIYAIADISYSVAYALGPIVAGQIVHTHGFVQLNLGMGLVNVLYAPALLFLRNVSQMKPSHSERNVLLEEGHTGLYDAIKLEERNAKKRGFASSAGNTMCGGQNEMDTFKGQSISDEESSGAECS